One segment of Ancylothrix sp. D3o DNA contains the following:
- a CDS encoding cyclic nucleotide-binding domain-containing protein: MVSIRQVIPTALALQIAATVGLMGYTSFQNGERVISNMAAQMQEVAGKHIEHSLNTYFEALTGIYHLNLSAATGSLDDRAGSLMMLMAGPNRDEPASTVANPNQLMQMPIWESVSQIKFASETGEFVSIQRSSKGKWERVENANNPDFKPQNESWYKVAVSADKSLWKIQRDSTSQKPMLTLSVPLYDSSNQRRGVGAIEVNLSKIRSFLETVTVSESGFSFIVERSGMLVETSQQNNKATQEMLNCLAGVGNLKDIKKSQQLEFRNKAGCPGPHWFVRVIPWGQSFNLDWLVVVVVPKEDFMGEIHSSTNYTILMCLVAVGVATVAGVLISRWLLVPVLRLSGAVAEIEAESFNPDSLDRVAKRNDELGNLARIFQQMAVAIVGREESMKQQLAQVRKDSEKLQKANRLSPTHDHHLQQLLLYSKQIRSKVASKNSVNLAAFLRKVTCFEGFTDLQIQRLIDIGFKKPLSVGEFLFRENDPGDTFYMILSGSVEVYEGKNNESLRKKSVGEFFGDLSLLLGIPWAETLRAFEDTLLFAVSREKFQVFLQENSELAGEIAYKLKDYQSELERRKQWLEEVGFLDSQDSFNQNPLWWMQQRMKDFLNL, encoded by the coding sequence ATGGTTTCCATTCGCCAAGTGATACCAACAGCATTAGCCTTACAAATCGCCGCCACAGTGGGGCTGATGGGTTATACTTCGTTTCAAAATGGGGAGCGAGTCATCAGCAATATGGCCGCACAAATGCAGGAGGTCGCCGGTAAGCATATTGAACATAGCCTCAATACTTATTTTGAAGCGCTGACCGGCATTTATCACCTTAACCTCAGCGCCGCAACCGGGAGTTTGGACGATAGGGCGGGTTCTTTAATGATGTTGATGGCTGGCCCGAATAGGGATGAACCGGCCAGTACAGTCGCTAACCCAAACCAATTAATGCAGATGCCAATTTGGGAGTCGGTGAGCCAAATTAAATTTGCCAGTGAGACGGGGGAATTTGTCAGTATTCAAAGAAGCTCAAAGGGGAAGTGGGAGCGGGTAGAAAATGCCAACAATCCTGATTTTAAGCCCCAAAATGAAAGCTGGTATAAAGTAGCAGTCAGTGCCGATAAATCCCTATGGAAAATTCAGCGAGACTCTACCTCTCAAAAGCCAATGCTGACTTTAAGCGTGCCTTTATATGACAGCAGCAATCAGCGTAGGGGCGTAGGTGCGATAGAGGTGAATCTGTCAAAAATTCGCTCGTTTCTTGAGACAGTTACAGTTAGTGAATCAGGGTTTAGTTTTATTGTAGAACGGTCGGGAATGCTGGTCGAAACTTCTCAGCAAAACAATAAGGCCACTCAAGAAATGCTCAATTGTTTGGCAGGGGTTGGCAATTTGAAAGATATTAAAAAATCCCAGCAATTAGAGTTTCGCAATAAAGCTGGTTGCCCTGGCCCTCATTGGTTTGTTAGGGTGATTCCTTGGGGGCAATCATTTAATTTAGATTGGTTGGTGGTTGTGGTGGTGCCCAAGGAAGATTTTATGGGAGAAATTCACTCCAGCACCAACTACACAATTTTAATGTGCTTGGTAGCAGTGGGGGTGGCGACGGTTGCCGGTGTATTGATTTCGAGATGGCTTTTAGTGCCGGTTTTGCGCCTCTCAGGAGCGGTGGCGGAAATTGAGGCTGAAAGCTTTAACCCCGACTCGCTGGATAGGGTTGCTAAACGCAATGATGAACTGGGAAACCTAGCGCGAATTTTTCAGCAGATGGCTGTAGCAATTGTTGGTCGAGAAGAAAGTATGAAACAACAACTCGCCCAGGTGCGTAAAGATAGCGAGAAGTTACAAAAAGCTAACAGACTATCTCCGACACACGATCACCACTTGCAGCAGTTGCTCTTGTATTCTAAGCAAATACGCAGCAAAGTCGCCAGCAAAAATTCAGTCAATTTGGCAGCTTTTTTACGGAAAGTGACTTGCTTTGAAGGGTTTACAGATTTGCAAATCCAAAGACTGATTGACATCGGCTTTAAGAAACCGTTGTCGGTGGGAGAGTTTTTGTTTAGAGAAAATGACCCCGGAGATACTTTTTATATGATTTTGTCAGGTTCGGTAGAGGTTTATGAAGGAAAAAATAACGAAAGTTTAAGGAAAAAATCGGTGGGTGAATTTTTTGGAGATTTGTCTCTATTGTTGGGGATTCCTTGGGCTGAAACGTTGAGGGCTTTTGAAGATACACTGCTTTTTGCTGTCAGCCGCGAAAAATTCCAAGTGTTTTTGCAGGAAAATTCCGAACTAGCTGGAGAAATTGCTTACAAATTAAAGGATTACCAATCAGAGTTAGAGAGGCGGAAACAGTGGCTTGAAGAGGTCGGTTTTTTAGACTCTCAGGACAGCTTTAATCAAAATCCTTTGTGGTGGATGCAGCAGCGGATGAAAGATTTTTTAAACCTGTAG